Proteins from one Pseudomonas sp. KBS0710 genomic window:
- a CDS encoding aldehyde dehydrogenase family protein: MSAVLNGVFINGQWQAGHAVLEVINPATEATLAHVSVGDASAVQLAVDAASTAFVDWSKSSGRDRGALLRKVAQGVSEQREPLMQLQSSNNGKPLFEAGIDVDDVIATFEYYAGICDAMDAAQDSPVALPSDDFSARLRREPCGVVGLIVPWNFPMVTTAWKLAPALAAGCCVVLKPSEVTPLAELQLARIIAEAGFPAGVFNLVCGTGLAVGAPLAADRRVAKISFTGSNAVGVQVMQRAAETIKGVSLELGGKSSLLVLADADLDLAVELACGGGFFNAGQICSATSRVLVADNLADEFLQRLQARAEAIRVADPFAEDVEMGALINRAQYQRVLGHIQRGIDDGARLVCGGARPVGLEKGFFIRPTVFTDVPLGSALWNEEIFGPVLCVRRFATEAEAIALANDSDFGLVASVVSANAETAERVANALQAGLVWINAPQVIFPQTAWGGYKQSSIGRELGPWGLAAFQEIKHVIRVS, from the coding sequence ATGAGCGCAGTCTTGAACGGTGTGTTTATCAACGGCCAATGGCAGGCGGGCCATGCGGTGCTGGAGGTGATCAACCCGGCCACCGAGGCGACCTTGGCCCACGTCAGCGTGGGCGATGCCTCGGCAGTGCAGCTGGCGGTTGACGCGGCCAGCACGGCTTTTGTCGATTGGTCGAAAAGCAGCGGCCGTGATCGCGGCGCCCTGCTGCGCAAGGTCGCCCAAGGTGTGAGCGAGCAGCGTGAACCGCTGATGCAGTTGCAGTCGAGCAACAACGGCAAGCCGCTGTTTGAAGCCGGTATTGATGTAGATGACGTGATCGCCACCTTCGAATACTACGCGGGTATCTGCGATGCAATGGACGCAGCACAAGACAGCCCGGTGGCATTGCCCAGCGACGATTTCAGCGCACGCCTGCGCCGTGAGCCGTGCGGCGTGGTGGGCTTGATCGTGCCGTGGAATTTCCCGATGGTGACCACCGCCTGGAAGCTTGCCCCCGCGTTGGCGGCCGGTTGCTGCGTGGTGCTTAAGCCGTCGGAAGTCACGCCCCTGGCGGAGTTGCAATTGGCGCGGATTATTGCCGAGGCCGGCTTCCCGGCAGGGGTATTTAACCTGGTGTGTGGCACCGGCCTTGCGGTCGGTGCGCCACTGGCGGCAGACCGTCGTGTGGCGAAAATTTCCTTTACCGGCAGCAATGCGGTGGGCGTGCAGGTGATGCAGCGCGCCGCCGAAACCATCAAGGGGGTGAGCCTGGAGCTGGGCGGCAAATCTTCATTGCTGGTGTTGGCCGATGCCGACCTCGACCTGGCAGTGGAGCTGGCCTGTGGCGGTGGTTTTTTCAACGCGGGGCAGATCTGTTCGGCCACCAGTCGCGTGTTGGTGGCCGACAACCTGGCAGATGAATTCCTGCAGCGTTTGCAGGCACGGGCTGAAGCGATTCGCGTGGCGGACCCGTTTGCCGAGGATGTGGAGATGGGCGCGCTGATCAACCGTGCGCAGTATCAACGGGTGCTGGGGCATATCCAGCGCGGCATTGATGACGGCGCGCGGTTGGTGTGTGGCGGCGCTCGCCCGGTGGGCCTGGAAAAAGGCTTTTTCATTCGCCCGACTGTGTTTACCGACGTGCCATTGGGCAGCGCCTTGTGGAATGAAGAGATCTTCGGCCCGGTGCTGTGTGTACGACGTTTTGCCACTGAAGCCGAGGCCATCGCCCTGGCCAACGACAGCGATTTCGGCCTGGTCGCCAGTGTGGTGAGCGCCAACGCCGAAACCGCCGAACGCGTGGCGAATGCCTTGCAGGCGGGCCTGGTGTGGATCAACGCACCGCAGGTGATCTTCCCGCAGACGGCGTGGGGCGGTTACAAGCAGAGCAGTATCGGCCGTGAGCTGGGGCCGTGGGGGTTGGCGGCGTTTCAAGAGATCAAGCATGTGATTCGCGTTAGCTGA
- a CDS encoding cyanate transporter translates to MENVQAKPTTAVWLMISVVLVALNLRPSMAAVGPLLSSIRGDVPLSFSSAALLTMLPVMAMGLAMFFGMALAKRLGEHRSIAVSLVVIGLATLSRLFVDSALELIVSAMAAGVGIALIQALMPALIKSRFSDNVSLFMGLYVTAIMGGAALAASFAPFVQVQTGSWRIGLAIWAVLALIALVCWYAQRAALPPLSQAGPGKQASFFGNRRAWLLAVFFGLGTASYTCVLAWLAPYYVEQGWSEQNAGLLLGFLTAMEVVSGLITPAIANRRQDKRGVVAVLLVLIIFGFCGLILSPQHLSLLWPCLLGLGIGGLFPMSLILSLDHLDNPRRAGGLTAFVQGIGYLIAGLSPLIAGMIRDQLGSFEWAWWSLTGVIVLMLVIVTRFNPKHYSRHIQ, encoded by the coding sequence ATGGAAAACGTTCAAGCAAAACCCACCACCGCCGTGTGGCTGATGATCAGCGTTGTGCTGGTCGCGCTTAACCTGCGCCCGTCAATGGCCGCCGTCGGCCCACTGCTGTCGTCGATTCGCGGTGATGTGCCGTTGAGTTTCAGCAGCGCGGCCTTGCTGACCATGCTGCCGGTCATGGCCATGGGCCTGGCGATGTTTTTTGGCATGGCCCTGGCCAAGCGGCTTGGCGAGCACCGCAGCATTGCGGTGTCGCTGGTGGTAATCGGCCTGGCCACGCTGTCGCGGTTGTTTGTGGATTCGGCGCTGGAGCTGATCGTCAGCGCAATGGCGGCCGGTGTGGGTATCGCGCTGATCCAGGCCTTGATGCCGGCGCTGATCAAGTCGCGCTTCAGTGACAATGTTTCGCTGTTCATGGGCCTGTACGTCACCGCGATCATGGGTGGTGCAGCGCTGGCGGCTTCATTCGCGCCGTTCGTGCAAGTGCAGACCGGCAGCTGGCGCATCGGCCTGGCGATCTGGGCGGTACTGGCATTGATTGCCCTGGTGTGCTGGTACGCCCAGCGCGCGGCGCTGCCGCCATTGTCCCAAGCCGGGCCGGGTAAACAGGCGTCGTTTTTCGGCAACCGCCGCGCCTGGTTGCTGGCGGTCTTTTTTGGCCTGGGTACGGCGTCCTACACCTGTGTGCTGGCGTGGTTGGCGCCGTACTACGTGGAGCAAGGCTGGAGCGAACAGAACGCCGGTTTGTTGCTGGGTTTTCTGACCGCGATGGAAGTGGTCTCCGGCCTGATTACCCCGGCCATCGCCAACCGCCGCCAGGATAAACGCGGGGTGGTCGCAGTGTTGCTGGTGTTGATCATCTTCGGCTTCTGCGGCCTCATTCTCAGCCCGCAACACCTCAGCCTACTGTGGCCATGCCTGCTTGGCCTGGGCATCGGCGGCCTTTTCCCGATGAGCCTGATCCTGTCCCTCGACCACCTGGACAACCCGCGCCGCGCCGGCGGCCTGACCGCCTTTGTGCAAGGCATCGGTTACCTGATTGCTGGCCTGTCGCCACTTATCGCCGGCATGATCCGCGATCAACTCGGCAGCTTCGAATGGGCCTGGTGGTCACTGACCGGCGTGATTGTGCTGATGCTGGTGATCGTTACACGCTTCAATCCAAAGCATTACAGCCGACATATTCAGTAA
- a CDS encoding LysR family transcriptional regulator, giving the protein MLNSNLLRKLDMQDLMVFIAVYDQSSVTEVSETLFVSQSTVSYSLKKLRTSFEDELFINTRAGMRPTYKATTMYEHVQKILESINLCHAGSQAFDPTQKAVTFNVCAPEYFEQLILPRLLKNFDRADLPVIVNVQKLETELPADDLREGRLDLVICFGPHFHRAHKDFKTQMLLEDDLVCVFDKRSSPREPAFSLQSFVERRHVFPTPWTSDTDMIDGWLARQAHKRQVIARANSYSAALKMVSGTDFIVTLPRRVQKLLAPASVFGHCEAPNGLPGFTLDMQWNETSGQDSANTWFREQIVKVCADQGLL; this is encoded by the coding sequence ATGCTAAACAGTAACTTGCTCAGAAAGCTCGATATGCAGGACTTGATGGTGTTTATTGCCGTTTATGACCAGAGCAGCGTTACCGAGGTGTCCGAGACGCTGTTTGTCAGTCAGTCAACCGTGAGCTACAGCCTGAAGAAGCTGCGCACCAGTTTTGAGGATGAGCTGTTTATCAACACGCGGGCCGGCATGCGCCCGACGTACAAGGCCACCACCATGTACGAACACGTGCAGAAGATCCTTGAAAGCATCAACCTGTGCCATGCCGGCAGCCAGGCCTTCGACCCGACGCAGAAGGCGGTGACCTTCAACGTCTGTGCCCCGGAATACTTCGAGCAACTGATTTTGCCGCGCCTGTTGAAGAACTTCGACCGGGCCGACTTGCCGGTGATCGTCAATGTGCAAAAACTCGAAACCGAGCTGCCCGCCGACGACCTGCGCGAAGGCCGCCTCGACCTGGTGATTTGTTTCGGCCCGCACTTTCACCGTGCCCACAAAGACTTCAAGACCCAGATGCTGCTGGAAGACGACTTGGTGTGTGTGTTCGATAAACGTTCGAGCCCGCGCGAACCGGCTTTCAGCCTGCAATCGTTTGTCGAACGGCGCCACGTGTTCCCCACACCCTGGACCTCCGACACCGACATGATCGACGGCTGGCTGGCACGCCAGGCCCACAAGCGCCAGGTGATTGCCCGTGCCAACAGCTACAGTGCCGCCTTGAAGATGGTCAGCGGCACCGACTTTATCGTCACCCTGCCCCGCCGTGTGCAAAAGCTGCTGGCACCGGCCAGCGTGTTCGGCCATTGCGAAGCGCCGAACGGGTTGCCGGGGTTTACCCTGGACATGCAGTGGAATGAAACCAGCGGCCAGGACAGCGCCAATACCTGGTTTCGTGAGCAGATCGTCAAGGTGTGCGCCGATCAGGGCTTGTTGTAA
- a CDS encoding 5-carboxymethyl-2-hydroxymuconate Delta-isomerase, giving the protein MPHLHLEYTANLTGLAVEKTLLRLNNVLMASGQFGSEFDIKSRAIKVESFQVGTSLSPRGFIAVKLSLLSGRSPQVKQQLSESLLAALQDAAEWSADLQVQLSVQLLDMDRDSYSKVAIG; this is encoded by the coding sequence ATGCCGCACCTGCACCTGGAATACACCGCCAACCTGACTGGCCTTGCCGTCGAGAAAACCCTGCTGCGCCTGAACAATGTGCTGATGGCGTCCGGGCAGTTCGGTTCCGAGTTCGATATCAAGAGCCGCGCAATCAAGGTCGAAAGTTTCCAGGTGGGTACTTCACTCAGCCCGCGCGGTTTTATTGCGGTGAAGCTGTCGCTGCTCAGCGGGCGCTCACCCCAGGTCAAGCAGCAGTTGTCGGAAAGCTTGTTGGCGGCCCTGCAGGACGCCGCTGAGTGGTCGGCCGATTTGCAGGTTCAACTCAGTGTCCAGTTGCTGGACATGGATCGTGATTCCTACAGCAAAGTCGCTATTGGTTGA